The following DNA comes from Mya arenaria isolate MELC-2E11 chromosome 11, ASM2691426v1.
ATGGTAGCGGTCATGTTTGCTATTGCTTAACTGTAGAATAACATGGTAGCGGTCATGTTTGCTATTGCTTAACTGTAGAATAACATGGTAGCGGTCATGTTTGCTATTGCTTAACTGTAGAATAACATGGTAGCGGTCATGTTTGCTATTGCTAAACTGTAGAATAACATGGTAGCGGTCATGGTCGCTATTGCTTTATTGAAGAATTACATGGTAGCGGTCATGGTCGCTATTGCTTTACTGTAGAATAACATGGTAATGGTCATGGTCGCTATTGCTTTATTGAAGAATTACATGGTAGAGGCCATGTTCACTAATGTTTCGCTGTAGAAATACATGTTTGAAGTCatgatcatatttttttatacgcTTCACTAAACTGTCtgacttaaagatgcactattactcccaaataaaatttaacacatttaatgcaattgttttaatataccaaaatggaTGAACAAATGCCGAAAGCAATgatgcttatgaaggataccgagtttaatgtaaaaaaatgtgcagaaaacacggtattgctaccttatgagaccatagtagatcgcagtaaatcttttagcattcaccaatcatttaatagtttgcgtttccagctattaaatacatggttataatattgttaatagtaataaatattttctatagatgcattatttagtaagttgttgagggtgtatcactcaaaatgtttatgtttgtttttcatgtgtatgtattgattttgaataagaatgtcctTTTAAGCAATTATATGGTTATGGTCACTTATGCTTCACTATAACACAACGTtgtagggttagggttagcCGCTAACTCTAACCCTTCATGTATGTCATTGTTAACACTATGCACGGCATCATGAAACTTGGCAGAAGGTCGCGTctacaaacacatgtaaaagTTTGCATGTCTTGAGCTCACCATATAGAACAACAATGGCGCGGactataattttaaattactcgtattttttttcaaaacatagtTTGTTATTtcaagttaaagctgcactctcacagattgaccattttaacaacttttatatttgtttgtctttgaaagagcaaatttttgcgttaatatctgcaaacaaatgatttaagatttctgacaaaatataagatcgtagattttcatatttccgttccaaaattaatgttttatggttaaaccgttactaacggtttaagaaaaatgcattaaacatcaatttttgagcttcgatataaaaatctgcgatctaattttttgtcagcagtcttatataactggtttccaagCATATTCGCAAAtgttggctcgttccaagacaaaaaaataaaaagttgtacaaacgttcaatctgtgagagtgcagctttaagccacattcatgtttaaactacatgtaaGTCGAACTTGCTTTTAAGGTCTGTCACTTCCGGGTGAAGGTTTATTTTGCTGTAAATCTAAAATGGTATTGACCAAGACTGGACGAAACAATGGACTATGTATATGGTACACAGGAGCGAAGGTTTGTGGGGCCTTTGGAGCAGGTCAAGGTCGCTGATGCTATATTAAGACAACTTTTGCGTTTAAAGCGTTGTATGCCGATTTGGGTACAGTTTGTTCAAGATACTTTAGTGGTAGAAGCAAGAGTGGGTATATTTTGGCACCCCTTAGCTGGTGCTCAAAGCCAGGTTAACCCAAAATCTaacttatattttgataaaagttgatttgtttttagTAAACTTCACATAACGTTTCCTTTAAGAGTTGACTGTATGCGATATTTCGTGGTACATGTAATACATTGTATCGTTACATTGGCATTAACAAAATTACACATTTGTCAGTGTACTTGTGCTATCTTTCCCCATCTCAGTCAATTGAATAGGTAGGCATATATTCATAcacaaattaatatatttttccgaaaacaaaaacacttttgtttAGCGAATTTAcgtttttatcattgttttgacgCCTTAAAAATCTCAAACTAATGATTCCATtgttttttaacagaaataagCATTTACGATTGGCGCTTACATAATAATGTTAACCTTTCAGGAAAGGCATCCCTATGACAACCGCATCAACTGATGAAAAACTTCCACTTGATTGGGAGCTGGTGTCGCGTGAGGGTCCTGCTTTAACCAATCATGCGGGGTGTCTCTTGAGAAATACTTTCTATATCCATGGAGGTGTCACAAAATACGGTAGCACCGTCCCTTCCAACAAACTCTACAAACTTGACCTTTCGTCTTCACATTGGGTCGAGGTCACGGCTGCAGGCTCTCCTGCTTTGAGTCACCATGCATGCGTTGCCATTGACAACCGATACTTGATTCTGATTGGAGGATGGGACGGACGTCAACGCGTGTCACATGTTCACGTGTTTGATACACAAGAGAACATCTGGATACCTGCACGTGACTCTGGGTTTCCAGACGGGGCGGGGCTTAGTTCTCACGCCGCTGTGGTTCTCTCTTCCGGCGAGATATTAATTGTTGGTCGTGAAGGAAGCTTACGCATTCAGCGAAAACATGGGAATGTTTATCTTTTGACAGGAAATGTTCTGAACGGCCATTTCACTTATAAAAAGATGACAAATGCTACGTCTTCCCGTTCCGGACATAGTATAAACTCCGTTGGCAATACCTTGTACATTATCGGTGGACGTGATGACCAATTAGTTGAGTTCCATACTGGCTATAGCTCGGGAGAACCCATTGGTTCCATCACCTCAAAATTCTCAGATATTGCGCAATCATTCAAACCTATGTCAAAGCCACCAAGTGGACGGAAACACCACGTGTCAATATCCGGAAAAGGATGCATTGTCCTACATGGCGGTGAAACGTTCGATGGCCGATCTCGGGAACCTGTTGGGGAGATGTTTTTGATCAAAGTGAAACCACACcttcaattttataaattggGCGTGTCCGCAGTGGGGCGGGCGTGTCATGTGTGTGTCAGTTCCGGTGATGACGTTTTTTTTCATGGAGGAATCGCTGGGCGAAACATCGTACAGTCAGATACCTACCGTTTTGTCTGTAGAAAATGATGATGGAGTGGTTTTACCTTGCTGACATGT
Coding sequences within:
- the LOC128207388 gene encoding kelch domain-containing protein 9-like isoform X1 translates to MKGIPMTTASTDEKLPLDWELVSREGPALTNHAGCLLRNTFYIHGGVTKYGSTVPSNKLYKLDLSSSHWVEVTAAGSPALSHHACVAIDNRYLILIGGWDGRQRVSHVHVFDTQENIWIPARDSGFPDGAGLSSHAAVVLSSGEILIVGREGSLRIQRKHGNVYLLTGNVLNGHFTYKKMTNATSSRSGHSINSVGNTLYIIGGRDDQLVEFHTGYSSGEPIGSITSKFSDIAQSFKPMSKPPSGRKHHVSISGKGCIVLHGGETFDGRSREPVGEMFLIKVKPHLQFYKLGVSAVGRACHVCVSSGDDVFFHGGIAGRNIVQSDTYRFVCRK